In Mytilus galloprovincialis chromosome 1, xbMytGall1.hap1.1, whole genome shotgun sequence, the following are encoded in one genomic region:
- the LOC143077414 gene encoding uncharacterized protein LOC143077414 — protein sequence MDCKGIKSSVLHNKAVERTGLPLQVIKDWIGNYKKVVEGRKYEAQPRTLYLKGMTGYNCFVREKKDQFNDIADWAPAWNLLGQEEKEAYKQKAKEKPVVPPQPQQKDAFKRLKIIREHIVELEKHGIDVALVGIDTNTGSQILLGDGKSAAFLKSEDILQNLFAFHSLGTKEVPKDLKSLQQEAQTHMNKLYSKAVGKKQAFPYTKVKKGIIEVNGIPLDVLPLKPMSDYGEKKMKMFLNIKEISVEVPTSPEYEVLSLPVDNAIETELNMKVQKAVEEDNLIEPGSEELLYNLLVTPEVEENIYSLASPAVTHILPSQPVTHTLPSLPVTQTQPNKTTVKRSLKKPSAKQTFTLKKTPAKQTLTLKKTPVTHAFTSPPVTHTVPSPPVTHTLPSSPVTHTLPLPQVIHTLPSPPVTLALTSPPVTHTLPSSPVTHTLPSPPVTHTLPSPPVTHTLPSPPVTHTLPSPPVTHTLPSPPVTLALTSPPVTHTVPSPPVTHTLTSPVTHTVPSPLVTHTLPSPPVTHTLTSPPVTLALTSPPVTHTLTSPPVTHTLTSPPVTHTVASPPVTHTLTSPPVTHTVPSLVTHTLPSPPVTHTITSPPVTHTLPSPPVTTTLPSPPVTHTLTSPPVTQTLPSPPVTHTLTLSPVTLALTSPPVTHTSKRPRGTAANRTKATKKRKNNKEWGVKGIIATRTVENSRQYLIHWDGFSHDHDSWEPECNLTPSLIGQFFANKI from the exons ATGGACTGCAAAGGTATAAAAAGCAGTGTGCTGCACAACAAGGCTGTTGAAAGAACAGGACTGCCGTTACAGGTTATCAAG GACTGGATTGGCAATTATAAAAAAGTCGTGGAGGGAAGGAAATATGAAGCACAGCCACGGACATTATACCTCAAAGGAATGACTGggtataattgttttgttagagaGAAAAAAG atCAATTCAATGACATAGCAGACTGGGCACCTGCCTGGAATTTGTTAGGGCAGGAGGAAAAGGAGGCATATAAACAGAAGGCAAAGGAAAAGCCAGTGGTACCACCTCAACCACAACAGAAAGATGCCTTTAAAAGGCTTAAGATTATCAGAGAACAT ATTGTTGAACTTGAAAAGCATGGTATAGATGTAGCTCTGGTAGGCATTGACACCAACACTGGATCCCAGATCCTTTTAGGAGATGGAAAATCTGCTGCCTTCCTTAAATCAGAGGACATCCTGCAGAATTTGTTTGCTTTTCATTCACTAG GAACCAAAGAAGTACCAAAAGACTTAAAAAGTCTTCAACAGGAGGCTCAAACCCACATGAACAAGTTGTATT caaaagcaGTGGGAAAAAAACAAGCTTTCCCGTacacaaaagttaaaaaaggaATAATAGAAGTGAATGGTATCCCCCTTGATGTTCTCCCCCTTAAACCTATGTCAGATTATGgggagaaaaaaatgaaaatgtttttaaacatAAAGGAAATTTCGGTAGAAGT gCCCACATCTCCTGAATATGAGGTATTATCATTACCAGTTGacaatg CTATAGAAACAGAATTGAATATGAAGGTGCAGAAGGCTGTTGAGGAGGATAACTTGATTG aacCTGGAAGTGAAGAACTACTCTACAATTTACTGGTGACTCCTGAggttgaagaaaacatttattcaCTTGCATCACCAGCAGTCACACACATACTCCCATCACaaccagtcacacatacactacCATCACTACCAGTCACACAAACACAACCAAACAAAACAACAGTCAAAAGATCATTAAAAAAACCATCAGCCAAACAAACATTCACACTAAAAAAAACACCAGCCAAACAAACACTCACACTAAAAAAAACACCAGTTACTCATGCAttcacatcaccaccagtcacacatacagtaccatcaccaccagtcacacatacactaccatcatcaccagtcacacatacactacCATTACCACAAGTCATACATACACtaccatcaccaccagtcacactaGCACTCActtcaccaccagtcacacatacactaccatcatcaccagtcacacatacactaccatcaccaccagtcacacatacactaccatcaccaccagtcacacatacactaccatcaccaccagtcacacatacactaccatcaccaccagtcacacatacactaccatcaccaccagtcacactaGCACTCActtcaccaccagtcacacatacagtaccatcaccaccagtcacacatacactcacttcaccagtcacacatacagtACCATCACCACTAGTCACACATACACtaccatcaccaccagtcacacatacactcacatcaccaccagtcacactagcactcacatcaccaccagtcacacatacactcacatcaccaccagtcacacatacactcacatcaccaccagtcacacatacagtagcatcaccaccagtcacacatacactcacatcaccaccagtcacacatacagtACCATCACTAGTCACACATACACtaccatcaccaccagtcacacatacaatcacatcaccaccagtcacacatacactaccatcaccaccagtcacaacTACACtaccatcaccaccagtcacacatacactcacatcaccaccagtcacacaaaCACTTCCATCtccaccagtcacacatacactcacaTTATCACCAGTAACACTAGCACTCActtcaccaccagtcacacataccAGCAAAAGACCAAGGGGGACAGCTGCTAACAGGACAAAAGCCACTAAAAAGAGAAAGAACAACAAAG aatggGGAGTGAAAGGCATCATTGCCACAAGAACAGTAGAAAATTCACGACAATATTTGATTCATTGGGATGGATTTAGCCATGACCATGATTCATGGGAGCCAGAATGTAATCTGACTCCAAGTCTAATTGGACAGTTTTTTGccaataaaatttga